The following are from one region of the SAR324 cluster bacterium genome:
- a CDS encoding BolA/IbaG family iron-sulfur metabolism protein, with product MRIQQSIENKLQDQLEPDFLQVENESHQHNVPSGSESHFKVTIVSAAFEGINSVKRHQQVYRVLQEELQGEVHALSLRCHTPTQWSELGEQIHLTPNCRGGSGH from the coding sequence ATGCGAATCCAACAAAGCATCGAAAACAAACTTCAAGATCAATTGGAACCTGATTTTCTTCAAGTGGAGAATGAGAGCCATCAACACAATGTTCCCTCAGGATCAGAATCCCATTTTAAGGTGACAATCGTCTCTGCTGCTTTTGAAGGAATTAATTCTGTCAAAAGGCATCAACAAGTCTACCGTGTGTTGCAGGAAGAATTGCAAGGCGAGGTTCATGCCCTCTCTCTCCGTTGCCATACTCCAACCCAGTGGTCAGAGTTAGGCGAACAGATTCATCTAACTCCTAACTGCCGAGGAGGCAGCGGGCACTAG
- the aroC gene encoding chorismate synthase: MGDSFGHTFRITTWGESHGGGVGVVIDGCPAGLHIDLEDIQGELDRRKPGQSKITTQRKESDTAKILSGIFEGKTTGTAISIMVDNQDARPEAYKHLKEIYRPSHADFTYDQKYGFRNWQGGGRASARETIGRVAAGAIARKLLHQLGGIETLAWVEQIHDIRTLMDPTSVTLEQVEASMVRCPDQEITEQMIACIDKARMSGDSVGGLIRAQVRNTPPGLGEPVFDKLTADLAKALMSLPATRGVEFGLGFDSVLMRGSEHNDRFHTEDGRIQTDTNRSGGIQGGISNGEVIELRVAFKPTATINFAQETVTREGESTELRAKGRHDPCVLPRAVPMVEAMINLVLLDHWLRNRNKKLADLEG, from the coding sequence ATGGGCGATAGTTTTGGTCACACCTTTCGAATAACAACTTGGGGTGAGTCGCATGGTGGAGGCGTGGGGGTTGTGATTGATGGCTGCCCAGCAGGGTTGCATATTGATCTGGAAGACATTCAAGGTGAACTGGATCGGAGAAAACCAGGGCAGAGTAAGATTACTACACAGCGTAAGGAATCCGATACTGCTAAAATCCTATCCGGCATCTTCGAAGGAAAAACTACTGGAACTGCCATCTCCATCATGGTGGATAACCAAGACGCCCGCCCGGAAGCTTATAAACATCTGAAAGAGATTTATCGTCCAAGCCATGCTGATTTTACCTACGATCAAAAGTATGGTTTCCGGAATTGGCAAGGTGGTGGTCGAGCCAGTGCACGTGAAACAATAGGTCGGGTTGCAGCCGGTGCTATCGCCCGGAAGCTTCTGCATCAACTGGGAGGTATCGAGACCTTGGCATGGGTTGAACAAATCCATGACATCCGAACCCTTATGGATCCTACGAGTGTGACCTTGGAACAAGTCGAAGCCAGTATGGTCCGCTGCCCAGATCAAGAAATCACTGAGCAAATGATCGCTTGTATCGATAAAGCTCGGATGTCAGGTGATAGCGTCGGTGGCCTGATCCGAGCCCAAGTCAGAAATACTCCTCCTGGTCTAGGTGAGCCTGTTTTTGACAAACTGACTGCAGATCTAGCGAAAGCATTGATGTCACTACCTGCGACCCGTGGTGTAGAATTTGGCCTTGGCTTCGACTCTGTCTTGATGCGTGGATCAGAACATAATGATCGTTTTCACACAGAAGATGGGCGTATTCAAACTGATACGAACCGATCTGGTGGTATTCAGGGAGGCATTAGTAATGGAGAAGTCATCGAACTAAGGGTAGCCTTTAAACCCACAGCAACGATCAATTTTGCCCAAGAGACTGTTACTCGTGAAGGCGAGAGTACCGAATTGCGAGCAAAAGGCCGGCATGATCCCTGTGTCTTGCCCAGAGCTGTCCCTATGGTTGAAGCAATGATCAATCTTGTTCTGCTGGACCATTGGTTGCGTAATCGCAATAAAAAACTCGCAGACTTAGAAGGATAA
- a CDS encoding DHH family phosphoesterase: protein MPYDIFNGDADGLCALQQLRLHRPLEDSHLVTGPKRETALLRKIPLVDPTEITVLDISLRANRSDAERLLQDGHRLTYIDHHNSGPIPEHKNFISHIDTDPAVCTSVIVDQMLEGKYRDWAITAAFGDNLIDTAKTLAQKTNLNSSQVGKLQELGELLNYNGYGRKVEDLWFSPEELFRKMQGHQSPLDFYGQAPEFLTLREGYAEDLRHAEETQTIFENSNLHIYQLPDAAWSHRIVGAFSNLLARNQPEQAQVVMVEKPEKTQLVSVRSPKKHPFGADEICLLFEGGGRPAAAGINDLPLAKFEDFKQALIQRFCV from the coding sequence ATGCCTTATGATATCTTCAACGGGGATGCTGACGGGCTCTGCGCCCTGCAGCAGTTGAGGCTTCATCGACCTTTAGAGGACTCTCACTTAGTCACTGGTCCCAAACGGGAGACCGCTCTTCTTCGCAAGATTCCTTTAGTTGATCCCACGGAAATTACTGTCTTAGATATTTCACTGCGTGCCAATCGTAGTGATGCAGAACGTCTCCTCCAAGACGGCCATCGACTGACCTACATTGACCATCACAACTCCGGTCCCATTCCTGAGCACAAGAATTTTATTAGCCATATTGATACAGATCCTGCTGTCTGCACAAGTGTCATAGTGGATCAAATGCTCGAGGGCAAATACAGAGATTGGGCGATTACAGCAGCCTTCGGAGATAACCTGATAGACACTGCAAAAACACTAGCACAGAAGACTAATCTAAATTCATCCCAAGTTGGAAAACTTCAGGAGTTGGGAGAACTCCTGAACTACAACGGCTATGGTCGGAAAGTCGAGGATCTCTGGTTTTCTCCTGAAGAACTGTTTCGGAAAATGCAAGGACACCAGAGTCCACTGGATTTCTACGGGCAGGCTCCAGAATTCTTGACTCTAAGAGAAGGGTATGCAGAGGACTTACGACACGCTGAAGAAACACAAACCATTTTTGAAAACTCAAATCTACACATCTATCAGTTGCCTGATGCAGCTTGGAGTCATCGAATCGTGGGTGCATTCAGTAATTTGTTGGCAAGAAATCAACCTGAACAAGCCCAGGTTGTGATGGTGGAAAAACCGGAAAAGACTCAGCTAGTCAGCGTTCGTTCTCCAAAAAAACACCCTTTTGGAGCTGATGAGATTTGTCTTCTGTTTGAAGGTGGTGGCAGACCAGCCGCTGCTGGAATCAATGACCTGCCATTGGCAAAATTTGAGGATTTTAAGCAGGCTTTAATCCAGCGATTTTGCGTCTGA